In Mycobacterium sp. ITM-2016-00317, the genomic window ACGTCGAAGGCCCGGGTCGTGACGGTGTCGGTGGCGCCCGCGTCGAGCATCCGCTGCCGGGCTGGCGCGGGCAGCGTCGACTCGGGGCACACCGCGAACGCGGTGCCGATCCACGCACCGGCGGCCCCGGCGGCCAGCACCGCCGCCAGCGCCCGCCCCGAGGCGATGCCGCCGGCGGCCAGCACCGGCACCGGCAACGCGTCGAGCAGCTCGGCCAGCAGCGGCAGGGTCGCGACGGCGGGCCGCCCGTGTCCGCCCCCTTCGGCCCCGCGGGCGACGAGCACCTCGACTCCGGCGTCCACCGCACGCCGCGCGGCGGCCAGATCGGCGACCTGTACCGCCGTCACACACCCGGCGTCCTGGGCGCGCCGCACCCAGGACCAGTCCTGCCCGAAGCTGACCGACATCAGTGCCGGGCCGGCGGCCAGCGCGGTGTCCAGCAGCGCGGGATCCTTCTCGACCACCCAGCTGATCAGGCCGATACCGAAGGGCCGCTGCAGGTTTGCAGTATGCCCGAGGTGCTCCCGGAGTCTTGCCGCCGAACCGGAACTGCCGATCCCGATCATCCCCAGCGCACCGGCGCGGCTGACCGCGGCCGCCAGCTCGCCGCCGGCCACCCCGCCCATCGGCGCGTTGATGATCGGCGCGTCCAGGTTCATCGCCGCCGACCACTGCGTGTTCACCGTCCCATTATCGGCGGCGTGCCAGGATGAACCCCATGACAGCGGTGTTCGTCCACGGCAATCCCGAGACCGACGCGATCTGGGGGCCGCTCACCGCCGTGCTGGGCCGCGACGACGTGGTGCTGCTCTCGCCACCTGGATTCGGCGCACCGCTGCCGGACGGGTTCGGCGCGACGATGACGGAGTACCGCGACTGGCTGGAATCCGCACTGGAGAAGATCGACGGACCGATCGATCTGGTCGGCCACGACTGGGGCGGCGGCCACGTGGTCAACGTCGCGATGCACCGGCCGGAACTGGTGCGCAGCTGGGCCAGCGACTCGGTCGGGTTGTTCGACGCCGACTACGTCTGGCACGACATGGCCCAGGTCTGGCAGACACCTGGGGCCGGGGAGGAATCCCTGGCCGCGATGATGGATGGCGGGGTGCCCGCACGGACGGAAGTGATGGTGTCCTTCGGCATTCCGGCCGACATCGGCGCCGCGCTGGCCGAACAACAGAACGACGAGA contains:
- a CDS encoding nitronate monooxygenase, whose amino-acid sequence is MNLDAPIINAPMGGVAGGELAAAVSRAGALGMIGIGSSGSAARLREHLGHTANLQRPFGIGLISWVVEKDPALLDTALAAGPALMSVSFGQDWSWVRRAQDAGCVTAVQVADLAAARRAVDAGVEVLVARGAEGGGHGRPAVATLPLLAELLDALPVPVLAAGGIASGRALAAVLAAGAAGAWIGTAFAVCPESTLPAPARQRMLDAGATDTVTTRAFDVALGYPWPAELPERVLRNAFTDAWDGRVDDLDADARALLGSAIAADDYRWAPVNAGQGVGEVTVSEPAAVVVGRLVGDARRILANVPPRS